DNA from Roseimicrobium sp. ORNL1:
CCTGATTCACAGCCAGGAGCATCTGCTGCCCATGCTGAGCACCTCCCTGGCGATCTACACGGAGAAGAAGCTGGCGGAGATGGGTGTGAAACTCATGCTCAAACAGCGCGTGCGCTCCGTGACGGCCCGCTTCGTGCAATTGGAGGACGGCACCAAACTGGAAGCCACCAATGTGGTCTGCACCGTGGGCAATGCGCCACACCCACTCATCGTGCGCCTGGGCCACAGCCGGGCGCTCACCGTGGAGCGGAACAAGGTGCTGGTGAATCCCACGGGACAGGCGCTGGGCCAGACCCACGTGTGGAGCGCGGGCGACTGCGCGAGCTTCCCCAAGTCAGGCGGCGGCAGCTGCCCGGAGACGGCGCAGTTCGCCTATCGGCAGGGCCTCATGATCGGCGACAACATCGCGCTGGCCATGAAGGGGGAGAAGCTCAAGACCTTTGACTTCACCGGACTCGGAGAGCTCGCTTCCATCGGCCACCGCAGCGCCGTGGCGAACATGATGGGCTTCAACTTCTCCGGCATCCTCGCCTGGTTCATGTGGCGCACGGTGTACCTGATGAAGCTGCCCGGCCTGGACCGCAAGCTGCGCGTGATGACGGAGTGGACCTTTGACCTCTTCTTCCCACGCGACATCAATCTGCTCACGCCGCAATACTCCTCCCCCATGGAGGAGATGCACCTGGAGGCGGGGGACATTCTCTTCCTGAGCGGCGAGCCGGCGCAGTCCTTCTACGCAGTGAAGCAGGGCCGGGTGAACATCACCGACGAAAAGAACGAAGTGGTGAAGTCTGCCGTGAAAGGCGACCACTTCGGAGAGCGCGCCCTGTTGAGCGACCGCATCTGGCGCTTCAATGCGACCGCCATGGAGCCCACCACGCTGGTGGCCATCAGTGCGCGCACGTTCGACAAGCTGGTGTCCTCTATCGGCTCCCTGAGCCAGCTCTTCAAGCGCACGGCGGAAACGTATGACAAGCCGCAGGACATCGAGCACGTGCTGGCCAAGCTGCCCCAGCGCTGCCGCAGCGGCGTGGCGAGCGATTTGATGATCACGGATCTAGCCGTGCTGCGTGAGGATGGTCTGCTCAGCGAGGCGCTGGAACTCTTCCAGAAGGAGCGCCACAGCACCTACCCGGTGGTGGATGCCTCCGGCCATGTGCGCGGCGTGCTGCGCCGGCGCGAGTGCTACGAGTGGCTGAAGCACCACGTCATGGATGACAAGGCACGCATCCGCGATCTCCCGCTGCACCGCCCCCTCTTCATCCCGCCGGACATGCCTCTTCCCGATGTCTTCGAGACCCTGATCCGCACCGGTGCCAGCAAAGCGATTGTGAGCGGCTCCGACTTCAAGCTGCAGGGCATGCTGACGCTGTACGATGTGCTCACTTGTCCCGTGAACCCCGAAGCGGCCGCCCAACCTGAAGCCGCAGTGCCAGCGATGTGACCTTGCCTTGAGGCGAATGCAGGGCGAAATATCCCCCCGCCCCATTTCCCTGTTCTGCCCTGCCTGCCCCGTCTTACCGATCCATGCTCGCCTACTACCTGCACGACCTCAGCCCTGTCATCGTCGAGTTCAGCGAGCGATTCAAAATCCACTGGTACGGGTTCGCGTATGTGATGGGGTTCTACTTCTGCTACCTCGTCATGGTGCACCTGGCGAAGAAGGGCCTCGGTTCGCTGAAGCCGGATCAGGTCGGCGACTTCATCACCTATGCCGCCCTCTTCG
Protein-coding regions in this window:
- a CDS encoding FAD-dependent oxidoreductase → MSTVPARHYDVVILGGGFAGVYCAKHVTKRLKGTGKKVALIAAENHMVFQPMLPEVVGGSLSPRHVVNPIRLICPRADVLKGTVFAVDLHHKSLTLTGGQFTPDVKVTFDHLVLCLGADVDVSRIPGMAEHAYLMRNVGDAMKLRAAIISRMEEANLISDATARRKLLNFVVVGGGYSGVETAGQIMDLLHSVSRFYENIKPEDFSVSLIHSQEHLLPMLSTSLAIYTEKKLAEMGVKLMLKQRVRSVTARFVQLEDGTKLEATNVVCTVGNAPHPLIVRLGHSRALTVERNKVLVNPTGQALGQTHVWSAGDCASFPKSGGGSCPETAQFAYRQGLMIGDNIALAMKGEKLKTFDFTGLGELASIGHRSAVANMMGFNFSGILAWFMWRTVYLMKLPGLDRKLRVMTEWTFDLFFPRDINLLTPQYSSPMEEMHLEAGDILFLSGEPAQSFYAVKQGRVNITDEKNEVVKSAVKGDHFGERALLSDRIWRFNATAMEPTTLVAISARTFDKLVSSIGSLSQLFKRTAETYDKPQDIEHVLAKLPQRCRSGVASDLMITDLAVLREDGLLSEALELFQKERHSTYPVVDASGHVRGVLRRRECYEWLKHHVMDDKARIRDLPLHRPLFIPPDMPLPDVFETLIRTGASKAIVSGSDFKLQGMLTLYDVLTCPVNPEAAAQPEAAVPAM